The Faecalibacterium sp. I3-3-33 DNA window GAGTGGCTGGGCAAGACCGCGCTGACCGGGGCACAGCGTATCTGGTTTGTGATGGACTGCGGCAGCGAAATTGGCAATGCGGCAGGCTATAACCGGCAGCTTGCAGCGCAAAAGCAGCTGCAGTATATGGGCACAGCCCAGATCATCATGCCAGAAAATTACATTGCCATGTTCAATGCACCCCAAAAAGAGCAGGCCCGGAGCATTGTGGAGCAGGCAGAGCCTGCGCTTCAGAAGGCGCTGATCCGGCTCAAAGCCGGGCAGGAATTCCCCCCACCGAGAGAGAGCCTCTACGACCGCTTTATGAGCGGCCCGGTGAACCCGGTGTTCTATCGCTTTTTTGTAAAAGCCGATGCCTTCCGGGCAACGGATGCCTGCATCGGCTGCGGTAAGTGCGTGGAGCTGT harbors:
- a CDS encoding EFR1 family ferrodoxin (N-terminal region resembles flavodoxins. C-terminal ferrodoxin region binds two 4Fe-4S clusters.), with protein sequence MVLYFTGTGNSRYLARRIAEGLEMPLYDLNACVKAGNTAPVQTGRDVVLVTPTYAWRIPRVVSEWLGKTALTGAQRIWFVMDCGSEIGNAAGYNRQLAAQKQLQYMGTAQIIMPENYIAMFNAPQKEQARSIVEQAEPALQKALIRLKAGQEFPPPRESLYDRFMSGPVNPVFYRFFVKADAFRATDACIGCGKCVELCPLNNIHLENGKPVWGKNCTHCMACICYCPKEAIEYGKKSRGKPRYHFEALEKKQDV